A stretch of Kazachstania africana CBS 2517 chromosome 7, complete genome DNA encodes these proteins:
- the NGR1 gene encoding Ngr1p (similar to Saccharomyces cerevisiae NGR1 (YBR212W); ancestral locus Anc_6.104) — protein MSESSTVPFDNRYGDKCEPEVPLPPFATVSTSDEPPRTLWMGDLDPTFDELTIKEIWKRLGKNVSIKLVRAKKNLLIPCSSFTNNSGGNSKNETEESSITINGISFIDPMTTQLHHAGYCFIEFDSLKDAQFGLSLNSKPIPNFKSISTELETNPSGQRTFRLNWASGATLQSSIPTTPEYSLFVGDLSPMTTEADLLKLFQKTFKSVKTVRVMTDPITGESRCFGFIRLSDEFEREEALDKMNGTLLHGRQLRVALANPRNANLQEQAPSQVVEDKKKHNEPLLLETAKKLFSKELLKNSSSNVNDVKSNEDHSDNDPTNTTVFVGNLNCKITEDELQKVFEPFGAIEKVKIPPGKKCGFVKFCNKIDAEASMYGLQGYFVAGSPIRISWGRSRNSNSSGSANAINRPSESSFMNENSQSDSSTYNLKYNPVIWENKVWTEEVPAVPNYEQIRNPQFLMSQKQTVQATTHEPNYYSTQQKMYQQVPRQHPEPNITALYQQQYQRHNSMPTTGYQGQLMSNQDRGFLLTHQRAEESNMPIVSERQLPPFNNQQQNLESRRATLVHPHSFNDAMTTGAHRDSNAIPRQSRQLFEVNPFTSGDLSFFKTSTNQNTDIYHNQI, from the coding sequence ATGTCTGAAAGTTCAACGGTTCCCTTTGACAATAGGTACGGTGACAAGTGTGAGCCAGAGGTTCCATTGCCACCTTTTGCTACAGTAAGTACGTCGGATGAGCCACCACGGACTCTTTGGATGGGGGACTTGGACCCTACATTCGATGAACTTAcgataaaagaaatttggaaaagacTAGGTAAAAACGTATCTATTAAGCTTGTTAGAGCCAAGAAGAACCTACTAATTCCCTGTAGTTCATTTACCAACAATAGTGGtggaaattcaaaaaatgaaactgaaGAAAGTTCTATTACTATCAATGGTATTTCCTTTATAGACCCAATGACTACACAATTACACCATGCTGGTTATtgtttcattgaatttgattcattgaaagatgcACAGTTTGGACTTTCGTTGAATTCAAAACCAATaccaaatttcaaatcaatttctaCAGAGTTGGAAACAAATCCATCGGGACAGAGAACGTTTAGATTGAATTGGGCCTCAGGCGCAACGTTACAAAGTTCAATTCCAACAACTCCAGAATATTCACTGTTTGTTGGGGATTTGTCACCAATGACAACAGAAGCTGACttattaaaattgtttcaaaagaCTTTCAAGTCAGTCAAAACCGTTAGAGTGATGACTGATCCCATCACTGGTGAGTCCAGATGTTTTGGATTTATCAGGCTTagtgatgaatttgaaagagaagaagcCTTGGATAAGATGAATGGTACCCTCCTACATGGGAGACAGCTAAGGGTTGCATTAGCTAATCCAAGGAATGCCAATTTGCAAGAACAGGCACCCTCACAAGTTGTGGAAGacaaaaagaaacataATGAGCCATTACTATTGGAAACAGCTAAGAAATTATTCAGCAAAGAATTACTAAAAAATAGCTCGTCAAATGTTAATGATGTGAAATCGAACGAAGATCATAGTGACAATGATCCAACTAATACCACTGTATTTGTCGGCAATTTGAATTGTAAGATcactgaagatgaattacaaaaagtCTTTGAGCCCTTTGGtgcaattgaaaaagtgaAGATTCCGCCAGGTAAGAAATGTGGGTTTGTTAAGTTTTGTAATAAGATAGATGCAGAAGCTTCAATGTATGGATTACAAGGTTATTTTGTTGCAGGGTCGCCAATTAGAATTTCTTGGGGTCGCTCTCGCAATAGTAACAGCAGTGGCAGTGCTAATGCTATTAATCGCCCCAGTGAAAGCTCTTTTATGAATGAAAACAGTCAAAGTGATAGCAGTACttataatttgaaatacAACCCTGTAATATGGGAAAACAAAGTATGGACAGAGGAAGTGCCAGCAGTGCCAAATTATGAGCAAATTAGAAATCCTCAATTCTTGATGAGTCAGAAACAAACCGTACAAGCGACGACTCATGAACCAAATTATTATTCCACTCAACAAAAGATGTACCAACAAGTTCCTAGACAGCATCCAGAGCCGAATATTACAGCTTTATACCAACAACAATATCAGCGTCACAATTCAATGCCAACGACAGGGTACCAGGGACAGTTAATGTCAAATCAAGATCGAGGGTTCTTACTCACTCATCAGCGGGCAGAGGAATCGAATATGCCAATAGTGTCGGAGAGACAACTTCCCCCTTTCAATAATCAGCAACAAAATCTAGAGTCAAGACGAGCAACGTTAGTTCATCCACATAGTTTCAACGACGCAATGACAACAGGTGCGCATCGTGACAGTAACGCCATCCCCAGACAATCTAGGCAGTTATTCGAAGTAAACCCGTTTACCTCGGGAGATTTATCCTTCTTCAAGACCTCAACTAATCAAAATACAGACATTTACCATAACCAAATATAA
- the AME1 gene encoding Ame1p (similar to Saccharomyces cerevisiae AME1 (YBR211C); ancestral locus Anc_6.103), which produces MDRDTKLLYRQRGSNLRKTVDEDNILVIRTPLRIDLSDTEDNSRTSRHSYDGENAPVDNEFHDDFGNPDEFHNEEPESRKRSVADSFDGPYTQQKRVKRSSEFEDMYNVELTRNYDIDEEDYDTQSDIHHEKQHEALVLPQFDFTGLKDKQLRVTNNFIRSIESVDRVFQNVIDKKLVHKAISDFKHIADNNQIKKMMYKLDLKIFETFKKNLSDDLNDIKDINIANNKLLAQLAKLRKRRKTLTLDLIELKSLINEVTSSDNWFNSKLEQSKLMERLTLNENLNKLNNALENDEIDQENENKINLQNTTNAKLDTFIQLTNPYNGILNKLTDANQKLNSIK; this is translated from the coding sequence ATGGATAGAGACACGAAACTACTCTATAGACAGAGGGGGTCCAACTTGAGAAAGACTGTCGATGAGGATAATATTTTGGTTATTAGAACCCCTTTGAGAATTGATCTGTCCGATACTGAGGACAATTCTAGGACCTCTAGACACTCTTACGATGGAGAAAATGCGCCAGTGGATAATGAATTCCATGATGACTTCGGAAATCCGGATGAGTTCCATAATGAGGAGCCAGAAAGTAGGAAACGAAGCGTAGCAGACAGTTTTGATGGTCCATACACACAGCAGAAAAGAGTCAAGAGGTCCTCAGAATTCGAAGACATGTATAACGTCGAACTCACAAGAAACTATGATATTGACGAGGAGGATTACGACACGCAGAGTGACATACACCATGAGAAACAACACGAGGCCCTCGTACTACCGCAATTTGATTTTACTGGTCTCAAAGACAAACAATTAAGAGTTACAAACAATTTTATACGATCGATAGAATCCGTCGATAGAGTATTCCAAAACGTTatagataaaaaattagtTCACAAAGCTATAAGTGATTTCAAACACATAGCGGataataatcaaattaagaaaatgATGTATAAATTGGatctcaaaatatttgaaacttttaagaaaaatctTTCTGATGACTTGAATGATATAAAGGATATCAATATCGCAAACAATAAATTGCTTGCACAACTGGCAAAATTACGTAAAAGAAGGAAAACTTTAACTTTAGATCTTATTGAACTAAAATCACTAATTAACGAGGTCACATCAAGCGATAATTGGTTCAACTCAAAATTGGAgcaatcaaaattaatggAAAGATTaacattaaatgaaaatttgaacaaattaaataacgcattggaaaatgatgagATAGACCAAGAAAATgagaataaaataaatttacAAAACACTACCAATGCGAAACTTGACACTTTTATTCAACTTACCAACCCATACAATGGTATATTGAATAAACTTACCGATGCGAACCAGAAATTGAACTCTATCAAATAA
- the ULS1 gene encoding translocase ULS1 (similar to Saccharomyces cerevisiae RIS1 (YOR191W); ancestral locus Anc_6.100), which yields MKNESSFKSNNSGYVDGNHVVETPSTEKTHLPTSFSNREKIDELKKLRLQRAHQRGNSKGLDYSRRGGRIVNDDTDSQDEHELDENPFFFYSSASSDSDPGSQIDSDEENDKEEQNIIPTPDSHGTYGVQKPAHSDPDSFEKVDTTIESPLDESFFKECTKQSPVLDQESNNTNNGILTDDELSLEYSPVADPIPAHTLSPIRNEDEGSDFDEFDEMNNSDNSPKDSKFTNETESKLPTEAESLRLVESHNELENKPIDVVQEKPIHHPHPVSPHTEHLDSFANTNTSDRGMKPSNPENDSHHINPVDSKENSVPTEKAEGLSTPSFPIDSNRSSSVVPLRRTLRLPTLASPNHQSSSFSSVTHQLSPPLQRRETFIIESDDEDEDKKNLKRKSNNEDTKDIRMAKKQVVSPRVPITSSDSNIIVLTDEEDENDSSLIETKTEQAAFNPQSVKAEPAEAKTSSKMEDHKPTLLDAQQHYVQLTKNLETEERELRLTSESLQATNAILHKKLIKREEDVSRAHSKLLLFQTSMQNRQPTSTQKILAEEAQRNLTKAKQKKIITEKKLTALLIKLNDHQSHYENFMRDRDTKINQAKNELILIERDTQAKEVVEKRNKLIQEQDRLHAMLKEGDLTLETHHKLVQDIKRQLDMLSAQNLPKPGVQDPALQNRSPPFTEKEPDLFENSIKTAKDLLAKNTTRTEMTKRMLYGHLDRLLKYKQNFEHGRNCPQFMMNECRDSAELLFSNGVKMPVVFETLEDYGITFRDRSILKIHKRDQFFKTLEVAKDLFSKSSRSSDVKSAVVKILDYFAILRKDIDVGIPPSYEEKIKASQAVLLLKKHGLKMEKLYENLKRYKIATTPEEFAVLKQSLVPNTNFNTFDSYRDQHKMKWQLNKNVHNSMHHVPSPSPNSSSIFDETGLANIHNISDQEHIRELLMNVKQTESETEGEVLTPEQMTVNLLKHQRIGLKWLLNVESSKKKGGLLADDMGLGKTVQAIALMLANRSKDKKKKTNLIVAPVAVLRVWQGEIETKIKKEAKFTSFIYGSGNAKTWKEIAKYDVVLVSYQTLANELKKHWPAKLSDDQKQLAVVPQISAMNSLKESNEYWSPFYYNESTFYRVILDEGQNIKNKNTKAAKACCTVDADYRWILSGTPIQNNMNELYSLIRFLRIPPYHREERFNADIGRPFGNNKRVEYDLEDRKRAIKKVQVLLRAIMLRRNKTDKIDGRPLLELPPKNVNVEQAMLTGDELEFYEELESKNKKLAKKLLDRKVKGAYSSVLTLLLRLRQACCHSELVVIGENNINNTKVANGKNFHNDWLRLYNVIKRVTQNAQDSVLNNLDSMTCVWCLEQLELESTVVLSGCGHLLCDACVEPFLDQASASASNHARSGGNGSTYVPCNECNKLTNDKEIVSYRLYDQVINQNFTTAQLYEEYEKEMERQKLNRRNGYVPDFTKLEPSTKMVQCFDVIKKVFDNSESEKIIIFSQFTTFFELFEHFLKREMDVPYLKYVGSMNAHQRSEVINEFYRNKNTRILLISMKAGNSGLTLTCANHVVIVDPFWNPYVEEQAQDRVYRISQTREVHVHKLFIKNSVEDRIEELQNRKRAMVDAAMDPSKIKEINRLGARELGFLFGLNSL from the coding sequence atgaagaaTGAAAGCAGTTTCAAGTCTAATAATTCAGGTTATGTAGATGGCAATCATGTTGTAGAAACACCATCAACCGAGAAAACTCATCTACCCACTTCCTTTAGCAATAGAGAGAAGATTGATGAGTTAAAGAAATTGCGGCTTCAAAGGGCTCATCAAAGAGGTAACTCTAAAGGATTAGACTACAGCCGTCGAGGTGGTCGAATAGTAAACGACGATACTGATAGCCAGGATGAGCATGAACTTGACGAAaatccatttttcttttatagTTCTGCTTCTAGTGATAGCGATCCCGGTTCTCAAATTGACAGTGATGAAGAGaatgataaagaagaaCAGAATATAATTCCTACTCCAGACAGCCATGGCACTTATGGGGTTCAAAAGCCCGCACACAGTGACCCAGacagttttgaaaaagtgGACACTACAATAGAGTCACCTTTAGATGAAAGTTTCTTTAAGGAATGTACTAAGCAAAGTCCTGTCTTAGATCAAGAGAGCAATAATACAAACAATGGGATATTGACTGATGATGAACTCTCACTTGAGTATTCTCCTGTTGCTGACCCTATACCAGCGCATACATTGTCTCCAATACgtaatgaagatgaggGTAGTGactttgatgaatttgatgaaatgaatAATTCAGATAATTCCCCCAAAGACTCGAAATTTACTAACGAAACTGAATCTAAATTGCCAACAGAAGCGGAAAGCCTTCGATTGGTAGAAAGCCataatgaattagaaaacaaACCAATAGATGTAGTCCAAGAAAAGCCGATACATCATCCTCATCCTGTATCGCCTCATACTGAGCATCTGGATTCATTTGCTAACACTAATACTAGTGATAGAGGCATGAAACCTTCAAACCCTGAAAATGATAGCCATCATATCAATCCTGTAGATTCAAAGGAAAATAGCGTTCCGACTGAAAAAGCAGAAGGTCTCTCTACACCATCTTTTCCAATAGACTCGAACCGGAGTAGTTCAGTGGTTCCATTGAGGCGAACACTCAGGTTACCAACATTAGCATCACCAAATCATCaatcatcatctttttcatctgTTACTCACCAATTGTCGCCTCCTTTACAAAGAAGAGAAACAttcatcattgaaagtgatgatgaggatgaagataagaagaatttgaaaagaaaatcaaataatgaggATACAAAGGATATTAGAATGGCTAAGAAGCAAGTAGTATCGCCACGAGTGCCAATTACATCGTCTGATAGCAATATCATTGTCTTGACagatgaggaagatgaaaatgacagTTCTCTCATAGAAACTAAAACTGAGCAAGCTGCATTTAATCCGCAGTCGGTTAAGGCCGAACCTGCTGAAGCAAAAACTAGCTCAAAAATGGAAGATCATAAACCTACTTTATTAGATGCACAACAGCATTACGTACAATTAACGAAAAACTTAGAAACTGAAGAGAGGGAGCTCAGACTTACATCGGAGTCCCTGCAAGCTACAAATGCAATATtacataaaaaattaataaaacGAGAAGAAGATGTCTCCAGAGCACATTCTaagttgttgttgtttcaAACTTCAATGCAAAATAGACAACCAACTAGTACACAAAAAATATTAGCTGAAGAGGCACAAAGGAATTTAACAAAGgcaaaacaaaagaaaataattaCTGAGAAAAAACTAACCGCTTTGTTGATTAAACTAAACGATCATCAATCACACTATGAGAATTTTATGAGAGATAGGGATACTAAGATAAACCAAGCTAAAAATGAGTTGATTTTAATCGAACGGGATACGCAAGCAAAAGAAGTTgtggaaaaaagaaacaagcTAATTCAAGAGCAGGATAGGTTGCATGCAATGTTGAAGGAAGGTGACTTGACGCTCGAAACGCATCATAAATTGGTGCAAGATATCAAAAGACAATTAGACATGTTGAGCGCTCAAAATTTGCCAAAGCCTGGAGTGCAAGATCCTGCGCTTCAAAATCGATCACCACCCTTCACAGAAAAAGAGCCTGATTTGTTTGAGAACTCCATTAAAACTGCAAAGGATCTGTTAGCAAAAAATACCACTCGTACAGAAATGACAAAGCGTATGTTGTATGGTCATCTTGATAGGTTGCTAAAATATAAgcaaaattttgaacacGGTAGGAATTGTCCGCAGTTTATGATGAACGAATGTAGAGATTCAGCAGAATTACTTTTCTCCAATGGTGTAAAGATGCCAGTTGTCTTTGAAACACTGGAAGATTACGGAATTACTTTTAGAGATAGATCTATCTTAAAAATTCATAAAAGggatcaatttttcaagacgTTAGAAGTGGCTAAGGatttgttttcaaaatcaagcaGAAGCAGTGATGTAAAATCAGCTGTAGTTAAGATCTTAGACTACTTTGCCATTCTTagaaaagatattgatgTCGGGATTCCACCGAGttatgaagaaaagattaaagcAAGTCAGGCAGttctattattgaaaaaacatGGATTAAAGATGGAAAAGCtatatgaaaatttgaaacgCTACAAAATTGCAACAACCCCAGAAGAATTTGCTGTTTTAAAACAATCACTCGTACCGAATACCAATTTTAATACCTTCGATTCCTATAGGGATCAACATAAGATGAAATGGCAATTAAATAAGAATGTCCACAATTCAATGCATCATGTTCCATCTCCTTCACCAAATTCGTCTTCCATTTTTGATGAGACTGGACTTGCAAATATCCATAATATAAGTGATCAGGAGCATATACGTGAATTGTTAATGAATGTTAAGCAAACTGAATCGGAAACTGAGGGTGAAGTTTTAACGCCGGAACAAATGACAGTCAATTTGTTGAAGCATCAAAGGATAGGTCTGAAATGGCTTTTGAATGTTGAGAGCTCTAAGAAAAAAGGTGGTTTGTTAGCTGATGATATGGGGCTCGGGAAAACGGTGCAAGCAATTGCTCTTATGTTAGCTAATCGCTCTAAGgataaaaagaagaaaactaACCTGATTGTGGCACCCGTTGCTGTTTTGAGAGTGTGGCAAGGTGAAATAGAAACAAAGATCAAGAAGGAGGCAAAATTCACAAGTTTCATCTATGGATCTGGTAATGCCAAAACATGGAAGGAGATTGCAAAGTACGACGTTGTCCTCGTATCTTATCAAACGTTGGCGAATGAGCTTAAAAAGCACTGGCCAGCAAAATTGAGTGATGATCAGAAACAGTTGGCAGTGGTCCCTCAGATATCAGCAatgaattcattgaaagaatcaaatGAATACTGGTCCCCCTTTTATTATAATGAATCTACTTTTTATAGAGTTATTCTAGATGAAGGCCAAAATATTAAGAATAAAAACACTAAAGCAGCTAAAGCGTGTTGTACTGTGGATGCAGATTACCGCTGGATTTTATCTGGTACGCCGATCCAAAACAATATGAATGAATTATATTCCTTAATTAGATTTTTAAGAATACCACCTTATCatagagaagaaagattcaaCGCTGATATCGGTAGACCTTTCggtaataataaaagagtTGAATACGATCTTGAAGATAGGAAAAGGGCGATTAAAAAAGTTCAAGTTTTATTAAGGGCAATTATGTTGCGTCGTAATAAAACAGATAAAATTGACGGTAGACCACTTCTTGAATTGCCACCTAAAAACGTCAACGTCGAACAAGCCATGTTGACTGGTGATGAGCTTGAATTTTATGAGGAGCTGGAaagtaaaaataaaaagttaGCTAAAAAATTGTTAGATAGAAAAGTCAAGGGTGCTTATTCCAGTGTTTTGACATTGCTCTTACGTTTAAGACAAGCATGTTGCCATTCTGAACTGGTGGTTATCGGTGAAAATAACATCAATAATACAAAGGTAGCTAAtggtaaaaattttcacaaTGACTGGCTAAGACTTTACAATGTTATAAAAAGAGTTACTCAAAATGCACAAGATTCAgtattgaataatttagaTTCAATGACATGCGTTTGGTGTCTTGAACAACTTGAACTTGAGAGCACTGTTGTTCTCAGTGGTTGTGGGCACTTGCTTTGTGATGCATGTGTTGAACCATTTTTGGATCAAGCATCAGCATCAGCATCAAACCACGCTAGAAGTGGTGGCAATGGTTCCACATATGTTCCTTGTAATGAGTGTAATAAGTTAACCAACGACAAAGAGATTGTTTCTTATAGATTATATGATCAAGttataaatcaaaatttcacaaCAGCTCAGCTATatgaagaatatgaaaaagaaatggagCGTCAGAAATTGAATAGGAGAAATGGGTACGTTCCAGATTTCACGAAATTGGAACCATCAACAAAAATGGTCCAATGTTTCGACGTGATAAAGAAAGTGTTTGATAATTCAGAAAGcgaaaaaattattatcttcTCTCAATTTACTACATTTTTTGAGTTATTTGaacattttttaaaaagagaaatggATGTtccatatttgaaatatgttGGTAGTATGAATGCGCACCAGAGATCAGAAGTCATAAATGAATTTTAcagaaataaaaataccAGAATCCTgttgatttcaatgaaagCTGGTAATTCAGGTCTAACTTTGACATGTGCCAACCACGTTGTTATAGTTGATCCATTTTGGAATCCATATGTGGAAGAGCAAGCGCAGGACCGTGTTTACAGAATCAGTCAAACTAGAGAGGTCCATGTGCACAAacttttcatcaaaaattctGTTGAGGATAGAATTGAAGAGTTACAAAACAGGAAAAGAGCTATGGTAGATGCTGCGATGGATCCAAGTAAGATTAAAGAGATTAATAGGTTAGGTGCCCGTGAATTGGGCTTCTTATTCGGTTTGAATTCGCTGTag
- the SPR1 gene encoding glucan 1,3-beta-glucosidase (similar to Saccharomyces cerevisiae EXG1 (YLR300W) and SPR1 (YOR190W); ancestral locus Anc_6.99), whose product MLRNIQLLFFALSLCLYSVRANVIPMKTSNSVQFQMKKRYLDYDRLAEPIRGVNIGGWLVLEPYITPSLFEVFRTNTENDNGIPVDEYHYCQMLGYDEARRRLIAHWDSFYTEQDFAAIARQGFNLVRIPVGYWAFKLLDNDPYVTGLQESYLDRAIGWASKYNLKVWIDLHGAAGSQNGFDNSGLRDWLAFLEDRNLKLTLDSLYYILEKYSRNEYLNTVVGIELLNEPLGPAIDMGKYKNDYVMPAYRYLRDTLQRNQIIVLQDAFQPPNYWDNFLTLDQGFWGVAVDHHHYTVFSPGELDRPVDQKIRTACQWGYDVVNEYHWSIGGEFSAALDDCAKWLNGVGVGARYDGTFFRDKNIPSDFRLGSCNGNDNIDTWSNEKRENTRKFVEAQLDAFEMREGWIMWCYKTESAIEWSVQKLIEHGMFPQPIQHRKYPNQCKLN is encoded by the coding sequence ATGCTACGTAATATTCAGCTGCTATTTTTTGCTTTGTCATTATGCCTTTATAGTGTAAGGGCTAATGTAATTCCTATGAAAACTTCCAACTCTGTGCAgtttcaaatgaagaaaaggtACTTAGATTATGATAGGCTAGCGGAGCCTATACGCGGAGTAAATATTGGAGGGTGGTTGGTTCTCGAGCCGTATATCACCCCATCCTTATTTGAAGTGTTTCGCACTaatactgaaaatgataacGGTATTCCAGTTGATGAATACCACTACTGCCAAATGTTAGGTTATGACGAGGCCAGAAGAAGATTGATTGCTCATTGGGATTCCTTTTACACAGAACAAGATTTTGCAGCTATTGCACGTCAAGGCTTTAATCTTGTTAGGATTCCAGTAGGTTATTGGGCCTTCAAACTTTTGGATAATGATCCTTATGTAACAGGATTACAAGAGTCGTACCTTGATAGAGCAATTGGATGGGCATCAAAATACAACTTGAAAGTATGGATTGATTTACATGGTGCTGCGGGATCACAGAATGGGTTCGATAATTCAGGATTGAGAGACTGGTTAGCATTCTTGGAGGATAGGAATCTGAAACTCACATTAGACTCATTATATTATATCCTGGAAAAATATTCCCGAAATGAATATCTAAACACTGTAGTTGGTATTGAACTATTAAATGAGCCATTAGGTCCAGCTATAGATATGGGTAAATACAAAAACGATTATGTCATGCCAGCATACCGTTATTTGAGAGATACTCTAcaaagaaatcaaattattgtCCTACAGGACGCTTTCCAACCTCCTAACTATTGGGATAATTTTTTGACGTTGGACCAAGGCTTTTGGGGTGTTGCCGTtgatcatcatcattatacAGTCTTTTCCCCCGGTGAATTGGACCGTCCAGTCGATCAGAAAATTCGTACTGCTTGTCAATGGGGATATGATGTCGTAAATGAATATCACTGGAGCATAGGAGGAGAATTTTCTGCAGCATTAGACGACTGTGCCAAGTGGTTAAACGGTGTAGGCGTTGGTGCACGCTACGATGGAACTTTCTTTAGAGATAAGAACATTCCAAGCGATTTCAGGTTAGGATCTTGTAATGGTAACGACAATATTGACACATGGTCGAATGAAAAGAGGGAAAATACGAGAAAATTTGTTGAGGCACAACTAGATGCTTTCGAAATGAGAGAAGGATGGATAATGTGGTGCTATAAAACTGAGAGCGCTATCGAATGGAGCGTTCAGAAACTGATTGAGCACGGAATGTTCCCGCAACCTATCCAGCACAGGAAGTATCCAAATCAATGCAAACTAAATTGA
- the IES4 gene encoding Ies4p (similar to Saccharomyces cerevisiae IES4 (YOR189W); ancestral locus Anc_6.98) → MSEASVTPAPVSVKKHESEHNQQVVEDPDTDKLVIPWDKVDQEIDVKSFTGYTVKLNGWIRHDIRGQRKTEIDEKEESANEEPADLKE, encoded by the coding sequence ATGAGTGAAGCTAGTGTTACACCGGCACCTGTTAGTGTGAAAAAGCATGAAAGTGAACATAATCAACAAGTGGTTGAAGATCCAGACACTGATAAACTCGTGATTCCTTGGGACAAAGTTGATCAGGAAATTGATGTGAAAAGTTTTACTGGATATACTGTCAAATTAAATGGGTGGATTAGACATGACATTAGAGGTCAAAGAAAGACAGAGATcgatgaaaaagaagaaagtgcAAATGAAGAGCCAGCGGATTTGAAGGAATAA